One Branchiostoma floridae strain S238N-H82 chromosome 1, Bfl_VNyyK, whole genome shotgun sequence genomic region harbors:
- the LOC118430329 gene encoding neural cell adhesion molecule 2-like isoform X2 has product MMFSLDSLKCVAIIYAVAVLWVPVVHAVMVLTPSVTETTRDLGENILIICETETPDSPHWFGPDGTQIPSDAEVGLAARVFAAEQTTFSRLFVNRAEEGDGGVYTCRTDTEEATLQLILQLPLRIESAPSPQQTGLGSDYKIVCQVTSPTTPTFTWYYRGDVIDIDATPRYTLAADGLMITDVMTSDAGPYTCEALNPDTGDSDFQDIVFNVMDDATPQALDSPSASQLPSVSPTRTLNVTSSRTAGTPNITTETGEGTGDTARDNTSAVVGGGLAGMVLLMAVIVSLYIVYRNNVKRREGRSRGRVNTADRAEDGGM; this is encoded by the exons ATGATGTTTTCCTTAGATTCTCTTAAATGTGTCGCTATAATCTACGCAGTTGCTGTTCTTTGGGTACCAG TGGTCCATGCCGTGATGGTACTAACGCCCAGCGTCACGGAAACCACGCGAGATCTGGGCGAGAACATCCTCATCATCTGTGAGACGGAGACGCCAGACAGTCCGCACTGGTTCGGACCTGACGGGACTCAG ATCCCCTCGGACGCGGAGGTCGGGCTGGCGGCGCGCGTGTTCGCGGCTGAACAGACGACGTTCTCCCGACTGTTTGTGAACCGTGCTGAGGAGGGGGACGGGGGTGTGTACACCTGCCGGACAGACACGGAGGAGGCCACTCTACAACTCATCTTACAAC TGCCCCTGCGAATAGAGAGCGCACCGTCCCCACAGCAGACCGGACTGGGGAGTGACTACAAGATCGTCTGCCAGGTGACGAGTCCGACCACACCCACATTCACCTGGTATTACCGGGGCGACGTTATTGATATCGACG CGACCCCTCGTTACACCCTGGCCGCCGACGGACTGATGATCACCGACGTGATGACGTCAGACGCAGGCCCGTACACGTGCGAGGCGCTGAACCCTGACACAGGGGATAGCGACTTCCAAGACATCGTCTTCAACGTCATGG ATGACGCCACTCCACAAGCCTTGGACAGCCCATCGGCGAGTCAACTGCCAAGCGTCTCACCAACTCGTACCCTTAACGTCACATCCAGTAGGACAGCGGGTACACCCAACATCACCACCGAGACCGGAGAAGGCACAGGAGACACCGCTAGAGACAACACCAGCGCGGTGGTGGGCGGGGGCCTGGCGGGGATGGTTCTCCTGATGGCCGTTATCGTGTCGCTGTACATCGTCTACAGGAACAACGTCAAACGGAGAGAAGGCAGATCTAGAGGGCGCGTCAACACAGCCGACAGGGCAGAGGACGGGGGGATGTAA
- the LOC118430329 gene encoding neural cell adhesion molecule 2-like isoform X1 has product MMFSLDSLKCVAIIYAVAVLWVPVVHAVMVLTPSVTETTRDLGENILIICETETPDSPHWFGPDGTQIPSDAEVGLAARVFAAEQTTFSRLFVNRAEEGDGGVYTCRTDTEEATLQLILQLPLRIESAPSPQQTGLGSDYKIVCQVTSPTTPTFTWYYRGDVIDIDATPRYTLAADGLMITDVMTSDAGPYTCEALNPDTGDSDFQDIVFNVMEDDATPQALDSPSASQLPSVSPTRTLNVTSSRTAGTPNITTETGEGTGDTARDNTSAVVGGGLAGMVLLMAVIVSLYIVYRNNVKRREGRSRGRVNTADRAEDGGM; this is encoded by the exons ATGATGTTTTCCTTAGATTCTCTTAAATGTGTCGCTATAATCTACGCAGTTGCTGTTCTTTGGGTACCAG TGGTCCATGCCGTGATGGTACTAACGCCCAGCGTCACGGAAACCACGCGAGATCTGGGCGAGAACATCCTCATCATCTGTGAGACGGAGACGCCAGACAGTCCGCACTGGTTCGGACCTGACGGGACTCAG ATCCCCTCGGACGCGGAGGTCGGGCTGGCGGCGCGCGTGTTCGCGGCTGAACAGACGACGTTCTCCCGACTGTTTGTGAACCGTGCTGAGGAGGGGGACGGGGGTGTGTACACCTGCCGGACAGACACGGAGGAGGCCACTCTACAACTCATCTTACAAC TGCCCCTGCGAATAGAGAGCGCACCGTCCCCACAGCAGACCGGACTGGGGAGTGACTACAAGATCGTCTGCCAGGTGACGAGTCCGACCACACCCACATTCACCTGGTATTACCGGGGCGACGTTATTGATATCGACG CGACCCCTCGTTACACCCTGGCCGCCGACGGACTGATGATCACCGACGTGATGACGTCAGACGCAGGCCCGTACACGTGCGAGGCGCTGAACCCTGACACAGGGGATAGCGACTTCCAAGACATCGTCTTCAACGTCATGG AAGATGACGCCACTCCACAAGCCTTGGACAGCCCATCGGCGAGTCAACTGCCAAGCGTCTCACCAACTCGTACCCTTAACGTCACATCCAGTAGGACAGCGGGTACACCCAACATCACCACCGAGACCGGAGAAGGCACAGGAGACACCGCTAGAGACAACACCAGCGCGGTGGTGGGCGGGGGCCTGGCGGGGATGGTTCTCCTGATGGCCGTTATCGTGTCGCTGTACATCGTCTACAGGAACAACGTCAAACGGAGAGAAGGCAGATCTAGAGGGCGCGTCAACACAGCCGACAGGGCAGAGGACGGGGGGATGTAA